A genomic segment from Bosea sp. OAE506 encodes:
- a CDS encoding FAD-dependent oxidoreductase translates to MSEGRRSADVIVIGGGIHGCSTALHCAMRGLSVILIEKDHAGRHASGVNAGGVRQLARHVAEIPLSNTSMALWHRIEDLVDDDCGFTSDGQVLVAEDEEDLGNCRARVDDLTLRGFHHEELIDAAELRRLVPAVSDACPGGVVSRRDGAAIPLRATQAFKRKAQSLGADIREGVRVTRVARDGGNWRVETDQGAFLAPRIVNAAGAWADRIAADLAEPVPLEVIAPMLMITARMPAFIKPVVILRKRKLSFKQFENGTVLIGGGYLGRAIRDENRTVLDWGKLATNAKTVWDLFPIMRGAPILRAWAGIEARMPDDLPVFGKSAKHEGVYHQFGFSAHGFQLGPGAGAVMAEIIATGSSNVPIDGLGIARFATETESAVHSAH, encoded by the coding sequence GTGAGCGAAGGGCGCCGCAGCGCCGACGTCATCGTCATCGGTGGCGGCATTCATGGCTGTTCGACGGCGTTGCACTGCGCGATGCGTGGGCTGTCGGTCATCCTGATCGAGAAGGACCATGCCGGACGCCATGCCTCCGGCGTCAATGCCGGCGGCGTGCGCCAGCTGGCACGCCATGTCGCGGAGATTCCTCTCTCCAACACGTCGATGGCGCTCTGGCACCGGATCGAAGACCTCGTCGACGACGATTGCGGCTTTACCTCCGACGGGCAGGTGCTGGTCGCGGAGGACGAGGAGGATCTCGGCAATTGCCGCGCCCGCGTCGATGACCTGACCCTGCGCGGCTTCCACCATGAGGAGCTCATCGACGCGGCCGAACTGCGCCGCCTCGTGCCGGCGGTCTCGGACGCCTGCCCCGGCGGCGTCGTCTCAAGACGCGACGGCGCGGCGATCCCCTTACGCGCAACGCAAGCCTTCAAGCGCAAGGCGCAGAGTCTCGGCGCCGATATCCGCGAGGGCGTGCGTGTCACCCGCGTCGCCCGCGACGGCGGCAACTGGCGTGTCGAGACCGACCAGGGCGCCTTCCTGGCCCCCCGCATCGTCAATGCCGCGGGTGCTTGGGCCGACCGCATCGCCGCCGACCTGGCTGAGCCGGTGCCGCTCGAGGTCATCGCGCCGATGCTGATGATCACGGCGCGAATGCCGGCCTTCATCAAGCCGGTGGTGATCCTGCGCAAGCGCAAGCTCTCCTTCAAGCAGTTCGAGAACGGCACGGTGCTGATCGGCGGCGGCTATCTCGGCCGCGCCATCCGCGACGAGAACCGCACCGTGCTCGACTGGGGCAAGCTCGCGACCAATGCCAAGACGGTCTGGGACCTGTTCCCGATCATGCGCGGGGCGCCGATCCTGCGCGCCTGGGCCGGCATCGAGGCGCGCATGCCCGACGATCTGCCCGTCTTCGGCAAGAGCGCGAAGCATGAGGGCGTCTACCACCAGTTCGGCTTTTCGGCCCATGGCTTCCAGCTCGGGCCGGGCGCCGGGGCCGTGATGGCCGAGATCATCGCCACCGGCTCGAGCAACGTCCCGATCGACGGGCTCGGCATCGCTCGGTTTGCGACCGAGACCGAGAGCGCTGTC
- a CDS encoding (2Fe-2S)-binding protein translates to MITIETIGQVAEHYDIAVVGAGPAGLAAAARAAELGLSVLLADENPAPGGQIYRAITTTPVTPRAVLGEDYWKGGALAERLKPTTTAYAPGCTVWSVAPDEAGGVELGLSLAGQARLISAGQVILATGAQERPFPIPGWTLPGVMTAGAAQIALKASGLVPSGRTVIAGCGPLLYLLAGQLAAAGANIVAVLDTTPRRNWLTAIAALPDFLRSPYLAKGLKLMAAARGKLPFKTGVTALAAEGSGTLTGVMVTRGGATETIPCDALLLHQGVIPGINLANAAGCAQHFDTVQHCWTPTVDDWFASSIPGIAIAGDGAGIGGAESAALRGEIAALDAARRLGRISEAQRNEKAAPTQAELARSLRGRRFLDLLYRPAPQFLAPPADETIVCRCEEVTAGQIRDTARRLGVTGPNQMKAFLRCGMGPCQGRLCGPTVVEVIAQERGVSAEETGYYRLRPPVKPVTLAELAALPPTDAAVKAVVR, encoded by the coding sequence ATGATCACAATCGAGACCATCGGCCAGGTCGCCGAGCATTACGATATCGCGGTGGTCGGCGCCGGCCCGGCCGGGCTCGCCGCCGCCGCGCGCGCGGCCGAACTGGGCCTCTCCGTGCTGCTCGCCGACGAGAACCCGGCGCCGGGCGGCCAGATCTACCGCGCCATCACCACGACGCCGGTCACGCCGCGCGCCGTGCTGGGCGAGGACTATTGGAAGGGCGGGGCGCTGGCCGAGCGGCTCAAGCCGACGACAACCGCCTATGCGCCGGGCTGCACCGTCTGGTCGGTCGCGCCCGACGAGGCCGGCGGTGTCGAACTCGGCCTCTCGCTCGCCGGCCAGGCGCGGCTGATTTCCGCCGGTCAGGTCATCCTGGCGACGGGCGCGCAGGAGCGGCCCTTTCCGATCCCGGGCTGGACCCTGCCGGGCGTGATGACCGCGGGCGCCGCCCAGATCGCGCTCAAGGCCTCGGGCCTCGTGCCGAGCGGCCGCACCGTGATCGCCGGCTGCGGCCCCTTGCTCTATCTGCTCGCCGGCCAGCTCGCGGCGGCCGGCGCCAACATCGTCGCGGTGCTCGACACGACGCCGCGCCGCAACTGGCTGACGGCTATAGCCGCGTTACCCGATTTCCTGCGCTCGCCCTATCTCGCCAAGGGCCTGAAGCTGATGGCGGCGGCGCGGGGCAAGCTGCCGTTCAAAACCGGCGTTACTGCGCTGGCGGCCGAAGGCTCCGGCACGCTCACCGGCGTGATGGTGACGCGTGGAGGGGCGACCGAGACTATCCCCTGCGACGCGCTGCTGCTGCACCAGGGCGTCATTCCCGGCATCAACCTCGCCAACGCAGCCGGCTGCGCGCAGCATTTCGACACGGTTCAGCATTGCTGGACGCCGACGGTGGATGACTGGTTCGCGTCCTCGATCCCCGGCATCGCGATTGCCGGCGACGGGGCGGGGATCGGCGGCGCCGAGAGCGCGGCGCTGCGCGGCGAGATCGCTGCGCTCGACGCCGCGCGCCGGCTCGGCCGGATCTCGGAAGCGCAGCGCAACGAGAAGGCCGCTCCCACGCAGGCCGAACTCGCCCGCAGCCTGCGCGGGCGGCGTTTCCTCGACCTGCTCTATCGCCCGGCGCCGCAGTTCCTCGCGCCCCCGGCGGATGAGACCATCGTCTGCCGCTGCGAGGAGGTCACGGCCGGCCAGATCCGCGATACGGCGCGGCGCCTCGGCGTCACCGGCCCCAACCAGATGAAGGCCTTCCTGCGCTGCGGCATGGGCCCCTGCCAGGGTCGCCTCTGTGGCCCGACCGTGGTCGAGGTGATCGCGCAGGAGCGTGGTGTCTCGGCCGAGGAGACCGGCTACTACCGGCTGCGCCCGCCGGTGAAGCCGGTGACGCTCGCCGAACTCGCAGCCCTGCCGCCGACGGACGCCGCCGTCAAAGCGGTGGTGCGGTGA
- a CDS encoding FAD-dependent oxidoreductase, whose translation MTTSALSSEADIVVVGGGVVGGAMALGLASGGARVTILDEGDVAFRASRGNFALVWVQSKGLGMPEYAMWSRRSAEQWHQLAGVLAEETGIDVAHSQPGGFMLCLSEAELEQRRQTMLRLHNQMSLSDFPYEILDHDETKRRLPDIGPDVVGSVYSPLDGHVNSLKLFRALHEATQRRGVDYRPNCTVDSITQSDGGFRLKGAFGEIAAGKVVLAAGLGNARLAPMVGLDAPVKPSKGQIIVTEKTDAFLHNPMVTIRQTDEGGIMIGDSQEDRGFDTVVRQPILSVMAERAVRMFPRLAGLNVVRSWSALRVMSPDGFPIYDQSLSHPGAFVVTCHSGVTLAANHVLTLAPAILAGGLPDTLDAFSARRFHVPAHA comes from the coding sequence GTGACCACCTCAGCATTGTCATCGGAAGCCGACATCGTCGTCGTCGGCGGTGGAGTCGTTGGTGGCGCCATGGCACTCGGCCTGGCGAGCGGCGGCGCCCGCGTCACCATCCTCGACGAGGGCGACGTCGCCTTCCGCGCCTCGCGTGGGAATTTCGCGCTGGTCTGGGTCCAGTCCAAGGGGCTGGGCATGCCCGAATACGCGATGTGGTCGCGCCGCTCCGCCGAGCAATGGCACCAGCTCGCCGGCGTGCTCGCAGAGGAGACCGGCATCGACGTCGCCCACAGCCAGCCCGGCGGCTTCATGCTCTGCCTGTCCGAGGCCGAGCTGGAGCAGCGCCGCCAGACCATGCTGCGGCTGCACAACCAGATGTCGCTGAGCGATTTCCCCTACGAGATCCTCGATCATGACGAGACCAAGCGCCGCCTGCCGGATATTGGCCCCGATGTCGTCGGTTCGGTCTACAGCCCGCTCGACGGCCATGTGAATTCGCTGAAGCTGTTCCGCGCGCTGCACGAGGCCACGCAGCGTCGCGGCGTCGATTACCGCCCCAACTGCACGGTCGACAGCATCACACAAAGCGACGGCGGCTTCCGGCTGAAGGGGGCCTTCGGTGAGATCGCGGCGGGCAAGGTCGTGCTCGCGGCCGGCCTCGGCAATGCGCGGCTCGCGCCCATGGTCGGGCTTGATGCGCCGGTGAAGCCGAGCAAGGGCCAGATCATCGTCACCGAGAAGACCGACGCCTTCCTGCACAACCCGATGGTGACCATCCGCCAGACCGACGAGGGCGGCATCATGATCGGCGACAGCCAGGAGGATCGCGGGTTCGACACGGTCGTGCGCCAGCCGATCCTCTCGGTGATGGCCGAGCGCGCGGTCCGCATGTTCCCGCGCCTGGCCGGCCTTAATGTCGTGCGCTCTTGGTCGGCGCTGCGGGTGATGAGCCCGGATGGCTTCCCGATCTACGACCAGTCGCTCAGCCACCCCGGTGCCTTCGTCGTCACCTGCCATTCCGGCGTGACGCTGGCCGCCAACCACGTCCTGACGCTGGCGCCTGCCATTCTCGCGGGCGGCCTGCCCGACACGCTCGATGCCTTTTCCGCACGGAGGTTCCATGTTCCGGCCCATGCATGA
- a CDS encoding ABC transporter permease produces the protein MRRNGIPALIFHGLFIVFMLAPLLIVCVVAFTPEGYLSLPTRGPSLRWFKAIFDYPEFIRAFRDSLWLAALSSTIAIMLAMPAALAIARYRFPGREAITALFMSPLMVPHVVLGIAFLRFFTQIGISGSFVGLVLSHIIVIIPFALRLVLAASYGIDRRIEHAAISLGAGTTTVFRRVTLPLILPGVVSGWLLAAINSFDEVTMTVFIASPATVTLPVRMFLYIQDNIDPLIAAVSACLIAMTAILLFALDRLFGLDRLFVGSGKG, from the coding sequence ATGAGACGCAACGGCATCCCCGCGCTGATCTTCCACGGCCTCTTCATCGTCTTCATGCTGGCGCCGCTGCTGATCGTCTGCGTCGTCGCCTTCACGCCCGAGGGCTATCTCTCGCTGCCGACGCGCGGCCCCAGCCTGCGCTGGTTCAAGGCGATCTTCGACTATCCCGAGTTCATCCGCGCCTTCCGCGACTCGCTCTGGCTGGCGGCGCTCTCCTCCACCATCGCGATCATGCTGGCAATGCCCGCCGCGCTTGCCATCGCGCGCTACCGCTTCCCCGGTCGCGAGGCGATCACGGCGCTGTTCATGTCGCCGCTGATGGTGCCGCATGTGGTGCTCGGCATCGCCTTCCTGCGCTTCTTCACGCAGATCGGCATCTCCGGCTCGTTCGTCGGCCTGGTGCTGAGCCACATCATCGTCATCATCCCCTTCGCGCTGCGGCTGGTGCTGGCCGCCTCCTACGGCATCGACCGGCGCATCGAGCACGCCGCGATCTCGCTGGGCGCCGGGACGACCACGGTGTTTCGCCGGGTGACGCTTCCGCTGATCCTGCCCGGCGTCGTTTCGGGCTGGCTCTTGGCGGCGATCAACTCCTTCGACGAGGTGACGATGACCGTGTTCATTGCCTCGCCGGCGACCGTGACGCTGCCGGTGCGCATGTTCCTCTACATCCAGGACAATATCGACCCGCTGATCGCGGCGGTCTCCGCCTGCCTGATCGCCATGACCGCGATCCTGCTCTTCGCGCTCGACCGGTTGTTCGGGCTCGACCGCCTCTTCGTCGGATCCGGAAAGGGCTGA
- a CDS encoding ABC transporter permease codes for MSGVVTQRSAPFLLTGPALLVFLGLVIIPLGMTVLLSFYDWGQYKGIVPEFTLKNWIEVFTDSYFFEIFMRTFRIAILVTLAAIVIGVPEAYILNRMSPAWRSAFLLAIIGPLLVSVVARTLGWALLLGSTGLVNQGLIALGLIKTPLEFMFTETGVVIALIHVLIPFMILAVWASLQRLDPQIENAALSLGAGRATIWRRVILPQIVPGILSGSIIVFALAASAFASPAIIGGRRLKVASTLAYDEFLNTLNWPLGAAVATLLLVALVLITVGSNRLIERRYAQVFE; via the coding sequence ATGAGCGGCGTCGTCACGCAGCGCAGCGCGCCCTTCCTGCTGACCGGGCCGGCGCTGCTGGTCTTCCTCGGGCTGGTGATCATCCCGCTGGGCATGACCGTGCTGCTCTCCTTCTACGACTGGGGGCAGTACAAGGGCATCGTTCCGGAGTTCACGCTGAAGAACTGGATCGAGGTCTTCACCGATTCCTACTTCTTCGAAATCTTCATGCGGACCTTCCGCATCGCGATCCTGGTCACACTGGCGGCGATCGTCATCGGCGTTCCCGAGGCCTATATCCTCAACCGCATGTCGCCGGCCTGGCGCAGTGCCTTCCTGCTCGCGATCATCGGCCCGCTCCTGGTCTCGGTCGTGGCGCGCACGCTCGGCTGGGCCTTGCTCCTCGGCTCGACCGGCCTCGTCAACCAGGGCCTGATCGCGCTCGGACTGATCAAGACGCCGCTCGAGTTCATGTTCACCGAGACCGGCGTCGTCATCGCGCTGATCCATGTGCTGATCCCCTTCATGATCCTCGCCGTCTGGGCCTCGCTGCAGCGGCTCGACCCGCAGATCGAGAATGCCGCGCTGTCGCTGGGCGCCGGCCGTGCCACGATCTGGCGGCGCGTGATCCTGCCGCAGATCGTGCCGGGCATCCTCTCGGGTTCGATCATCGTCTTCGCGCTGGCGGCGAGCGCCTTCGCCTCGCCGGCGATTATCGGCGGCCGCCGTCTGAAGGTCGCCTCGACGCTGGCCTATGACGAGTTCCTGAACACGCTGAACTGGCCGCTCGGCGCCGCGGTGGCGACGCTGCTGCTCGTCGCGCTCGTGTTGATCACCGTCGGCTCCAACCGGCTGATCGAGCGCCGCTACGCACAGGTGTTCGAATGA
- a CDS encoding ABC transporter ATP-binding protein — translation MSHLVLDGLTKRFGGFTAVDAMNLSVERGEFVSLLGPSGCGKTTTLQMIAGFVDVDQGGIRLDGADLVSVAPNKRGLGIVFQSYALFPHMTVAENIAFGLEMRDVPKADRDRRTQEAMELVGLKGFADRYPRRMSGGQQQRVALARALVIKPALLLLDEPLSNLDAKLREEMQSELRQIQRSVGTTTILVTHDQHEAMALSDRIVLMNQGRIEQIGAPHEVYDRPASAFVASFLGKTNVLAATGDGQGAVTVGGLVLPLPGAGKGPLNLAVRPERLTFAPAGEPGLEARIKGRVFQGTHWLLTAESAAGALTLMRGNDGAAVPGEGETVRLRFSAADAALLPAGAAA, via the coding sequence ATGTCCCACCTCGTCCTCGACGGCCTGACCAAGCGCTTCGGCGGCTTCACCGCCGTCGACGCCATGAACCTCTCCGTCGAGCGCGGTGAATTCGTCTCGCTGCTCGGCCCCTCGGGCTGCGGCAAGACCACGACGCTGCAGATGATCGCCGGCTTCGTCGATGTCGACCAGGGCGGCATCCGGCTCGACGGCGCCGATCTCGTCTCGGTGGCGCCCAACAAGCGTGGTCTCGGCATCGTCTTCCAGAGCTATGCGCTGTTTCCGCACATGACGGTCGCGGAGAACATCGCCTTCGGGCTCGAAATGCGCGACGTGCCCAAGGCCGATCGCGACCGGCGTACGCAGGAGGCGATGGAACTCGTCGGCCTCAAGGGCTTCGCCGATCGCTATCCGCGCCGAATGTCGGGCGGCCAGCAGCAACGCGTGGCGCTGGCCCGCGCCCTGGTGATCAAGCCGGCGCTGCTTCTCCTCGACGAGCCGCTCTCCAATCTCGACGCCAAGCTGCGCGAGGAAATGCAAAGCGAGCTGCGCCAGATCCAGCGCTCCGTCGGTACCACCACGATCCTCGTCACCCATGACCAGCACGAGGCGATGGCGCTATCCGACCGCATCGTGCTGATGAACCAGGGCCGCATCGAGCAGATCGGCGCACCCCACGAGGTCTATGACCGGCCGGCCAGCGCCTTCGTCGCGAGTTTCCTCGGCAAGACCAATGTTCTCGCCGCCACCGGCGACGGGCAGGGCGCGGTCACCGTCGGCGGCCTCGTCTTGCCGCTGCCGGGTGCCGGAAAGGGGCCGCTGAACCTCGCGGTCCGGCCCGAGCGCCTGACCTTCGCGCCGGCCGGCGAGCCGGGCCTCGAGGCCCGCATCAAGGGGCGCGTCTTCCAGGGCACGCACTGGCTGCTGACCGCCGAGAGCGCGGCGGGCGCGCTCACCCTGATGCGCGGCAATGACGGTGCTGCGGTGCCGGGCGAGGGCGAGACGGTGCGGCTGCGCTTCTCGGCCGCCGACGCGGCCCTCCTGCCGGCCGGAGCGGCGGCATGA
- a CDS encoding polyamine ABC transporter substrate-binding protein, which yields MKFSWVGLLLTTTALATSGAAMAQQKTMFVAGYGGSYEQTMRKEVIPVFEKQANVKIEYVAGNSTDTLAKLQAQKGNQQIDVAIVDDGPAYQAVALGFCGTLTDGPVYKDVAPVMKFKSNKGVGLGLVSTGLFYNTKIFAENKWPAPTSWNDLKSKTYGKKIVTPPINNTYGLHALIAMAQIGGGGETNIEPGFKTFKDEINPNIIAYEPSPAKMTELFQNGQAVLGVWGSGRVKAFADTGFPVAFVYPKEGSFALGVAACPVEGAKNPAEANAFIQFMLSPAIQKIMAVGAGFGPANTTVTLTPDEQKGLPYGDEVKALKAVDWDIANAKREDWTKRWNREIER from the coding sequence ATGAAGTTCTCTTGGGTTGGACTGCTGCTGACGACCACCGCGCTGGCGACGTCCGGTGCCGCCATGGCGCAGCAGAAGACGATGTTCGTGGCCGGCTATGGCGGCTCCTACGAGCAGACCATGCGCAAGGAGGTCATCCCGGTCTTCGAGAAGCAGGCCAACGTCAAGATCGAGTACGTAGCCGGCAATTCGACCGACACCCTCGCCAAGCTCCAGGCCCAGAAGGGCAACCAGCAGATCGACGTCGCCATCGTCGACGACGGCCCGGCCTATCAGGCGGTTGCGCTCGGCTTCTGCGGCACGCTGACCGACGGCCCCGTCTACAAGGACGTCGCCCCGGTGATGAAGTTCAAGTCCAACAAGGGCGTCGGCCTCGGCCTCGTCTCGACCGGGCTGTTCTACAACACCAAGATCTTCGCCGAGAACAAATGGCCGGCGCCGACCTCCTGGAACGACCTCAAGTCCAAGACCTACGGCAAGAAGATCGTCACGCCGCCGATCAACAACACCTACGGACTGCATGCCCTGATCGCGATGGCGCAGATCGGCGGCGGCGGCGAGACCAACATCGAGCCGGGCTTCAAGACCTTCAAGGACGAGATCAACCCCAACATCATCGCCTATGAGCCCTCGCCGGCGAAGATGACCGAGCTGTTCCAGAACGGCCAGGCCGTGCTGGGCGTCTGGGGTTCGGGCCGCGTCAAGGCCTTCGCCGACACCGGCTTCCCGGTCGCCTTCGTCTATCCAAAGGAAGGCAGCTTCGCGCTCGGCGTCGCCGCCTGCCCGGTCGAGGGTGCCAAGAACCCGGCCGAGGCCAACGCCTTCATCCAGTTCATGCTCTCGCCCGCGATCCAGAAGATCATGGCTGTGGGCGCCGGGTTCGGCCCCGCCAACACGACCGTGACCCTGACCCCCGACGAGCAGAAGGGCTTGCCCTATGGCGACGAGGTCAAGGCGCTGAAGGCGGTCGACTGGGACATTGCCAACGCCAAGCGCGAGGACTGGACCAAGCGCTGGAACCGCGAGATCGAGCGGTAA
- a CDS encoding LysR substrate-binding domain-containing protein, which translates to MLNPRQIEAFRTVIVAGGVTNAARALNISQPAVTRLIHDLQYVLGLTLFERRGTRLVPTNEALSLYREVERQFVGLEQIENTARNLREGLAGSLRIAALPTFNVGFLPRLIAGYMQDKPGLEVAIYGSISSQVVDWVATGFCDIGFAQYPLDFPHIVAEQLPSVPAVAVLPEGHRLCAKAVLEPQDFAGEPFVSLAGSTQWRYRTDALFSAARVTRSIKVETPLSMIACSLVASGAGIGIVDPYTAAEYRGRGIVTRPFRPEVLYDLGVVWPVGRFRSPLAVGFVETVTAAIRELAAASEHILAQ; encoded by the coding sequence ATGCTGAATCCGCGCCAGATCGAAGCCTTTCGGACCGTAATCGTGGCCGGAGGGGTCACCAATGCCGCCCGCGCGCTAAATATCAGCCAGCCGGCTGTGACGCGACTGATCCATGATCTGCAGTATGTGCTCGGGCTGACGCTGTTCGAGCGGCGCGGAACGCGGCTGGTGCCGACAAACGAGGCGCTTTCGTTATACCGCGAGGTCGAGCGACAGTTCGTCGGACTCGAGCAGATCGAGAACACCGCCCGCAACCTTCGCGAGGGGCTGGCGGGCAGCCTGCGCATCGCCGCGCTGCCGACCTTTAATGTCGGGTTCCTGCCACGACTGATCGCCGGCTACATGCAGGACAAGCCGGGGCTCGAGGTGGCGATCTATGGCAGCATCTCCTCCCAGGTCGTCGACTGGGTCGCCACCGGCTTCTGCGACATCGGCTTCGCGCAATACCCGCTCGATTTCCCGCATATCGTGGCCGAACAGCTGCCCTCGGTCCCGGCCGTCGCCGTGCTGCCGGAGGGCCACCGGCTTTGCGCGAAGGCTGTCCTCGAGCCCCAGGATTTCGCGGGAGAGCCCTTCGTTTCGCTCGCGGGTTCGACGCAGTGGCGCTACCGCACCGACGCGCTGTTCTCCGCCGCGCGGGTCACGCGGTCGATCAAGGTCGAGACGCCTCTCTCGATGATCGCCTGTTCTCTCGTTGCCTCTGGCGCCGGCATCGGGATCGTCGACCCGTACACGGCGGCCGAGTATCGCGGGCGCGGCATCGTCACGCGCCCGTTCCGGCCCGAAGTGCTCTACGACCTCGGCGTCGTCTGGCCGGTCGGCCGGTTCCGCTCGCCACTGGCGGTCGGCTTCGTCGAGACGGTGACGGCGGCGATCCGCGAACTGGCCGCCGCCAGTGAGCACATCTTGGCTCAGTAG
- a CDS encoding efflux transporter outer membrane subunit codes for MTKTPLAMTGPAPKTLRPSGLAGWAGIGLVAVALAGCAVGPDYATPGQFLPGQWGNAPKTARPLDVARLGGWWKKLGDRRLNEVVERAVAGNLDVASAKARIREARATRRQAIGALLPQVDGQGSATRSRSSAATSASGSNITSSLYQAGFDASFELDLFGANYRNVEATTYGVDAADEDLRATLLTLIGDVATNYIEARGSQARVALARRTAASQRETERLTRNRFTAGTASALDVERAAAQAATTEAAIPTLEASYAQSLHQLGILTGEAPTALAGLLGSGGPIPAARGTPPAGIPADVLVNRPDVRRAERQLAQATARIGQAEAARYPSVSLTGNISTTALKTGDLAKNSSIGWSFGPTLSVPIFNGGELQAAVEVAQAQRDQSDAALRLAVLTALQDVENSLVNLAKERQRAGKLSAAANSFREAARLSRTLYQSGAASFLDVLDAERSLYSAEDTLLQSRVVTTSNFVSLNKALGGGWDKPVNVLLPRVVDTNTGPHLRAAY; via the coding sequence ATGACGAAGACGCCTCTCGCCATGACGGGCCCTGCGCCGAAGACCCTGCGCCCTTCCGGTCTCGCCGGTTGGGCTGGGATCGGCCTCGTCGCGGTGGCGCTCGCCGGCTGCGCCGTCGGGCCGGACTATGCCACCCCAGGCCAGTTTCTGCCCGGCCAGTGGGGCAATGCGCCGAAGACGGCCAGACCACTCGACGTGGCGCGTCTCGGCGGCTGGTGGAAGAAGCTCGGCGACCGCCGGCTGAACGAGGTGGTCGAGCGCGCGGTCGCCGGCAATCTCGATGTCGCCTCCGCCAAGGCCCGCATCCGCGAGGCCCGCGCCACCCGTCGCCAGGCGATCGGCGCGCTCCTGCCGCAGGTCGACGGCCAGGGCTCCGCGACGCGCTCGCGCTCGTCTGCCGCGACCTCCGCGAGCGGCTCCAACATCACCTCCAGCCTGTATCAGGCCGGCTTCGACGCAAGCTTCGAACTCGATCTCTTCGGCGCCAACTATCGCAATGTCGAGGCGACGACCTATGGCGTCGATGCCGCCGACGAGGACCTGCGCGCGACGCTGCTGACTCTGATCGGCGACGTCGCCACCAACTACATCGAGGCGAGGGGCTCCCAGGCCCGTGTCGCGCTCGCGCGCCGCACGGCAGCCTCGCAGCGCGAGACGGAGCGCCTGACCCGAAATCGCTTCACCGCCGGTACCGCCTCGGCGCTCGACGTCGAGCGCGCCGCAGCCCAGGCCGCAACGACCGAGGCCGCGATCCCGACGCTCGAGGCGTCCTATGCCCAGAGCCTGCACCAGCTCGGTATTCTCACCGGAGAGGCGCCGACTGCGCTGGCCGGCCTGCTCGGATCGGGCGGCCCCATCCCCGCCGCGCGCGGCACGCCTCCGGCCGGCATCCCCGCCGACGTGCTGGTCAACCGGCCCGATGTCCGCCGCGCCGAGCGCCAGCTCGCCCAGGCGACGGCCAGGATCGGCCAGGCGGAAGCGGCGCGCTATCCCAGCGTCAGCCTGACCGGCAACATCAGCACCACCGCGCTGAAGACCGGCGACCTCGCCAAGAACTCCTCGATCGGCTGGTCCTTCGGGCCGACGCTCAGCGTCCCGATCTTCAATGGTGGCGAACTGCAAGCGGCCGTCGAGGTCGCGCAAGCGCAGCGCGACCAGTCGGACGCCGCGCTGCGGCTCGCCGTGCTGACGGCGCTGCAGGATGTCGAGAACTCGCTCGTGAACCTCGCCAAGGAGCGCCAGCGCGCCGGCAAGCTCTCGGCCGCCGCCAACTCCTTCCGCGAGGCCGCGCGGCTCTCTCGCACGCTTTACCAATCCGGCGCGGCGAGCTTCCTCGATGTGCTCGACGCCGAGCGTTCGCTCTACAGCGCCGAGGACACGCTGCTGCAAAGCCGCGTCGTCACCACCTCCAACTTCGTCTCGCTCAACAAGGCGCTCGGTGGAGGCTGGGACAAGCCGGTCAACGTCCTGCTGCCGCGCGTCGTCGACACGAACACCGGCCCGCATCTGCGCGCCGCCTACTGA